The genome window GAACTGCCGGTGCCGGCCGTGGGGCCCGATCAGCCGGAGTTGCCGGTCTGGCTGGAAGTCAACGAGCGCCATGCGGATCTGGGCATCCGGGAGCTTTTCACGATTTCGCTGCGAGAAAACGAAGGTTTAACGAAAAGAGCGACCCAGAGCGCCCCATAACCTCCCTATGAATGTTGGGAGCGCCGCCAGAACGACTCCGCTTTGCGGAAACTCGCGCAAGGATGTCGACGATCTCGAGAAGCGCCAGCTCGAGGAGTTGATCAAGGCCGCCCAGACGTACGGGCCCAAGCTCGCGTTGCAGCTTGCGCAGCAGCTCTCCGGCCAGGCCGGGGCGCTCAAGACCGGCGACTTCAACCTGTCGGACGTCGACGGCTCGAAGCCGCGCGGCACGACCAGCGCATTCTCGAACCAGGAAGACCTCGAGAAGCTGCTCAAGGACATCCTCAAGAAGCAGGAGACGGCGCAGGCCTCCTCGGGGGCGGCCGGCGCCGGAACCCAAGGCCAGCAGCACCAGCAGCCGCAGATGGCCCAGGACGTCAACCTGGTCCAATCCCGCGAATTGAGCCAGATGTACTAGTGTCCCGCCGTCCCGGCGGCTCCGGCACGGCTCAGCGCCGCCGGAAATAGTCGAGCGCGCGCTGGAAGTCGGCCGGCGGCTCGACCTCGAACACCAAGCGCGCGCCGGTCGTGGGCTGCGCGAAGGCGAGCCGACGGGCATGCAACATCTGGCCCGCCACCTTGATGGGGCTCTTTCGGCCGCCGGAGTATGTCGGGTCGCCGACGATCGGATGCCCGAGGTGCGCGAGGTGGACCCGGATTTGGTGCGTCCGCCCGGTTTCCAGGCGCAGGGCGACCAGGCTGGCGTCCCTGAACTCCTCGACCACCAGGTAGTGTGTCACGGCCCGCCGGCCGGAGGGAACCACCGCCATTCGCACCCGGTCGCGGGGATGGCGGCCGATAGCCGCGTCGATGGTGCCCTCGTGGGCACTGAAGCGCCCCCAGCAAATGGCCAGATACTCGCGGCTCGCGGTTCTGGCCTGGATCTGCGCTTGGAGTGCCCTGTGGGCGCGATCGTGCTTGGCCACGACCAGCAAGCCGGAAG of Candidatus Tanganyikabacteria bacterium contains these proteins:
- a CDS encoding RluA family pseudouridine synthase, whose product is MPRPPRRRPRRRRPRPRRRPQPRSSSTLEAREEAVGQRLDRFLAGALPDLSRARLQDLIAAGQVSVDGKAAKASYRLRGGERIEVAVPPPEPAQVAAESLALDIRYEDPDLLVVNKARGMATHPAPGTRSGTLVNALLACVTDLSGIGGELRPGIVHRLDKDTSGLLVVAKHDRAHRALQAQIQARTASREYLAICWGRFSAHEGTIDAAIGRHPRDRVRMAVVPSGRRAVTHYLVVEEFRDASLVALRLETGRTHQIRVHLAHLGHPIVGDPTYSGGRKSPIKVAGQMLHARRLAFAQPTTGARLVFEVEPPADFQRALDYFRRR